The following are encoded together in the Deltaproteobacteria bacterium genome:
- a CDS encoding 2-oxoacid:acceptor oxidoreductase subunit alpha: MNVNKSINKNNFVITIATVNGSGSQSANNILLKTLFRMGVPVGGKNVFPSNIAGLPTWFWIRAEENGYVARRAKADIFVGMNPQTLLEDLKTLRSGGFFIYNSDLGTQLQSDLAQTIVKEASIQLIPISFKPLVDQSTDSIKVKKLVINMIYVGVLAKLLNLDLEVLNLSIADQFENKDSVITVNKKAAELGYHYAETTLKDIPFPYQAITTEKNKNKVLMEGNTAAALGWLFGGCTFTAWYPITPSSSIVEKYIQLAQKYRKTSEGKNKFAVIQAEDELSSICMVLGAGWAGARSVTATSGPGLSLMAEAAGFSYFTEIPSVIWDVQRVGPSTGMPTRTAQGDLLSAVHLSHGDTKNPCLLPGNIQECFEFGQTAFDLAERLQQLVIVLSDLDLGMNLWMENKLTYPEKPFDRGKVLNAEDLEKIGQFERYGDPDKDGIPYRTLPGTWHEKASYFTRGSGHNAKAAYTEKSDEYQFIVDRLAKKWETAKTMVPAPVYLQSDPNLASKDQASKTQGGKVQTKAQIGIIAYGSSDLAVKEAMHLLKEKNIETHYCRIRAVPLTPDILDFIQQHEVNFVVDQNRDGQMCELLKSEFNQVFHLIESIRHYDGTPITAESILEPIVKFLVNMAERRN; the protein is encoded by the coding sequence ATGAATGTGAATAAGTCTATTAATAAAAATAATTTTGTCATCACCATTGCCACCGTAAATGGAAGTGGTTCTCAATCTGCAAATAATATTTTACTCAAAACCTTGTTTCGCATGGGCGTGCCTGTTGGCGGTAAAAATGTATTTCCTTCAAATATTGCCGGTTTGCCCACATGGTTTTGGATACGGGCCGAAGAGAATGGATACGTAGCGAGAAGAGCGAAAGCGGATATATTCGTTGGAATGAATCCGCAGACTCTCTTAGAGGACTTAAAAACCCTAAGATCTGGTGGTTTTTTTATTTATAACTCGGACTTAGGAACCCAATTGCAATCAGACCTGGCTCAAACCATTGTCAAAGAGGCTTCGATTCAATTGATACCCATTTCATTCAAGCCTTTAGTTGATCAGAGCACAGATTCAATTAAAGTGAAAAAACTAGTGATCAACATGATCTATGTGGGGGTTCTTGCCAAACTTTTAAACTTGGATTTGGAAGTTCTCAATCTTTCTATTGCCGACCAATTTGAAAATAAGGACTCCGTCATTACGGTCAATAAAAAAGCGGCGGAGTTAGGCTATCACTATGCAGAGACCACTCTCAAAGATATTCCTTTCCCTTACCAAGCAATAACCACTGAAAAAAACAAAAACAAAGTTTTGATGGAAGGGAATACTGCGGCAGCCCTCGGTTGGCTGTTTGGCGGCTGCACCTTTACCGCGTGGTACCCCATCACGCCCTCAAGCTCCATTGTCGAAAAATATATTCAGCTCGCTCAAAAATATCGAAAAACCAGTGAAGGTAAAAACAAATTTGCCGTCATTCAGGCCGAAGATGAGCTGTCCTCCATTTGTATGGTGCTAGGTGCAGGATGGGCTGGCGCTCGCAGCGTGACGGCCACTTCTGGCCCTGGGCTGAGCCTGATGGCAGAGGCCGCAGGGTTTTCCTATTTTACCGAAATTCCCTCCGTTATTTGGGACGTTCAAAGAGTCGGGCCTTCTACGGGAATGCCTACGAGAACAGCCCAAGGAGACTTGCTGTCTGCCGTTCATCTTTCCCATGGGGATACCAAAAATCCCTGTTTACTACCTGGAAATATTCAAGAATGTTTCGAGTTTGGTCAAACAGCTTTTGACTTAGCCGAAAGACTTCAACAGTTAGTTATTGTTTTAAGTGATCTCGATTTAGGAATGAATCTGTGGATGGAAAATAAACTGACCTATCCTGAAAAGCCTTTCGATAGAGGAAAAGTTTTAAATGCAGAAGATTTGGAAAAAATAGGCCAATTTGAAAGATACGGAGATCCTGATAAAGATGGAATTCCTTACCGAACCCTTCCAGGAACTTGGCACGAGAAAGCTTCTTATTTCACTCGTGGAAGTGGGCATAATGCTAAAGCCGCTTACACGGAAAAAAGTGATGAGTACCAATTTATCGTCGATCGCCTTGCTAAGAAGTGGGAAACAGCAAAAACGATGGTGCCAGCTCCTGTCTATTTACAAAGTGATCCAAATTTAGCTTCCAAAGATCAAGCCTCCAAAACTCAAGGCGGCAAGGTTCAAACGAAAGCTCAAATTGGTATCATCGCCTATGGCTCTAGCGACCTTGCGGTTAAAGAAGCCATGCATTTGTTAAAAGAAAAAAATATAGAAACACATTACTGCCGCATCCGAGCCGTTCCGCTGACTCCCGATATTTTAGATTTTATCCAACAACATGAGGTAAACTTCGTGGTGGATCAAAATCGCGATGGGCAAATGTGTGAACTGCTTAAATCAGAGTTCAATCAGGTTTTTCACTTAATCGAGTCTATTAGGCACTATGATGGCACGCCCATCACTGCTGAAAGTATTCTCGAGCCTATTGTTAAATTCTTGGTAAACATGGCTGAAAGGAGAAATTAA